The Flavobacterium johnsoniae genomic sequence TCATGTTGAAGTTTCCAGCCAAAATCAAATTACGGTGCATCCAGTTACTTTGACGTAAGAAAGGGTGAACACTTTCGATGCTATTTTTTCCAAAAGTTCCGTAACGAACGTGTCCTAAAAACAATTCGCCAACATAAGGAATTTGTGATTTTATTTTATCGACATCTTCACCAATTTCTGGATTAGCTTTTAACTCTTCGCTGATTCTCTCATTGATTTGTTTAAAAACATCTTGTATTGGCTGCGAATGATTCGAACGTACTCTGCTGATGTAGCGTTGTCCAGGTTCAACATCCAGTTTAATGCTTGCAAAACCAGCACCGTCTTGTCCGCGGTTGTGCTGTTTTTCCATCATTAAATACATTTTCTGAATTCCGTAAAACGCAGTTCCGTATTTTTCTTTATAATATTCAAGCGGTTTTAGTAGTCTAACTAAGGCTATCCCACATTCGTGTTTTAAAGCGTCGCTCATTGTTTTTGTTTTTTGTGTGTTGTGTAAGTTGTGTGTATTAACGTAATAAAAAAAGCCCCGTGTTATCGAGGCTTTTGCGCATTATATTTCTATGTCAAACTGAGTTAACGACTTAAATTGCTGTAATCGAATCGCTACTTCGGCTTTGCTTAATGTTTCCATCCTTTCTGTTCCAAATTTTTCTACGCAGAACGAAGCTAAATTAGAACCATAAATAATTGCATTCTTCATGTTTCCAAAAGAAATGTTTTCGCTTTGCGCAATAAATCCAGAGAAACCACCTGCGAAAGTGTCTCCTGCTCCTGTTGGATCAAAAACTTCTTCTAATGGTAAAGCTGGTGCAAAGAATACTTCTCTATTGTGGAATAAAAGTGCGCCGTGTTCTCCTTTTTTAATCACCACATATTTTGGTCCCATATCTTGGATTTTAGCAGCGGCTTTTACTAATGAATATTCTCCAGAAAGTTGTCTTGCTTCTTCGTCATTGATTGTAATAACATCTACACGTTTAATAACGTCTAATAATTCTGGAAGAGCACAATCCATCCAAAAGTTCATTGTATCTAAAACAACTAATTTTGGTTTTTTCTCCATTTGGTCTAAAACACTGCTTTGTACTAATGGGTGTAAGTTTCCTAACATTACAACATCAGCATCTTTGTAGTTTTGAGGAACTTTTGGCTGAAAATCAGCCAAAACATTCAATTCAGTAACTAAAGTGTCTCTAGAATTCAAATCGTTGTGGTACAAACCGCTCCAGAAAAAAGTCTTTCCTCCTTTTACAATTTCGATACCAGAGATATCGATATTTTTTGAAGTCAATAAATCTAAATGTTCTTGAGGAAAATCGTCTCCAACTACAGAAACAATAGCCGATTGTAAGTTAAAAAATGACGCTGATAATCCGATGTAGGTTGCAGCACCACCTAAAATTTTATCTGTTTTTCCGAAAGGAGTTTCAATCGCGTCGAAAGCAACTGTTCCAACAATCAATAGTTTATTCATTTTATGAATTTCGAATTAGGGTGCAAAGATACTTCATAAGTTACAATCTTGCAACGGTTTATGGTCTCAAAATTTTCTTAAAAAAAAGAGAACGATTTCGAAGTAAAACTATTGTAAATGAATTGGTTAAAATTGATTTTTTAGAAAGATTAAAATAGGTTTTCTAGAACTAAGATGCAACTAATATTTTGAAAAAATTTTTCGTTAGATTTGTTTAAATCTGAAATCTCAATTATGCGGAGAATTATCCTTTTAATAGTTTTATGTCTTTTGTTTTCTTGTGAAAGAAAGAAACCTAATTTTTCTGAGGAAATGATTGAGATGTTGGCTGATCGTGGGGACACAATTAATGGCGCAGTAAGATTGCCACCACCACCACCATCATTTTCCGACATATATATTCGTACAAATAGCAATCAAATTATGTTGACAGATGGAAACGAATTGTTTTTCTTTTACAAAAAATATTATTCTAAAGAATTTAAATCTTTTAAATTTTTCTTAAATGAAGTTTTAAATAAAGAATTTGTTTTTGATAATAAATTATTGAAGAATCCAAAGTATCCTAAAAGATTTAAAATAAATCCTAAAATAGAAAAAGACTATTCAGCTTTGGGGTTTAATAAATTTTTAGAAAAATATTCTAAAGCATCATCTCGAAAGGGAGAATTAGAGCTTAATAAATCCAATTTGAAAAATGATGAATATCTCACAATAGCCTATTTTCTATATATAAATAGGTATGATATAAGTCAAGATTGCTACTTAGGAAAAGATTACATTTATAAAAGAGAAGACTATTTTGAATTTTACAACTGATACTTCTTATCAAAATAATTCTTCAAGACCCCAACTTGAATCAAAACCATAAAAGGAACGATTAAAATAGCATACAATAAAGTTTTTGAAATATGAATTCCAGAAACTACTGTAGAGATTTTATCTGTATATGATTTTCCCATTTCTAGATTGTTTTGAGTCCCGGCAAAAAACACATTATAAGCAATTAAAAGAGCCAAAGCGACTCCAATAAAAATCCATGTTGTAATAGAAATTAAAGGTTTGTAAGGCTTAATTTTTGCCTTTTCAGCAACAAGAATTTGCGACATTAAATTCGATGTAAAGTCGGCAGATGGAGATTGCAAAGTGTCATCAGCCATCATTTTCTCGATAAGATTTTCTATATTTTTATCTTCCTCTTTCATAACATTCAATTATTTCCGGTTCTAACTGCTTCTTTAAAATAGTGGCTAATTTTTGTCGGCTTCTAAATAATTTTACCTTGACATTATTAGCATTTAAATTCATGATTTTTCCAATTTCCTCCAAATTCTGATCTTCAAAATAAAATAAAGTAAGCAGGAAATTGTCTTCTCTTGGCAACAAATTTAAACAATTCTGAATTGCCTGCTTTCGTTCTTTTTCTTCTAAAGCGCTCAAAGCATTGTCCATCGTTTTGACTAAATGCGATGAAAATTCATCTATAGAAATATTAAAATCTTCTTTTTTGTTTTTCTTTAAACGGTCTAAACAATTATTGTATGAGATTTTATAAATCCAAGTTGAGAATTTAGAATCGCCTTTAAATTTGCTCAAAGAATTATATACTTTAATAAATGTGTCTTGAGCTGCTTCTTCTGCTTCTTCTCTATTTTTAACCATTTTGAGCGACAATGTAAAAATCATATCCTTATAACGATCAACCAGCACGGCAAACAAATTAGTCTCGCCCTGCAGGATTCTATCGATATAATGTTGATCTGGTATTGTACTCATATTATATAGGACGACAGATTGTTATTTTAGGTTACAAGAATTTTAAAAAATAAATTCCAAGTTTTTTAAAATTCCATCCCGAAGCTTCGGAACCAATTGTTGACTTCGTTAAAACTTTGTCAAAGTTTTGATATTCAAAATTAATTGATTATCAATGGTTTTTGAAGTTTTAAATTTAAATATTGAAATTTTTCATCAAAACTTGTAACCTCAAATTAAAAAGCCTCGTCCTATGGAGTATCAATCAATTATAAAAACATAAAAATTATGGGACCACAAGTTTTAGTACCGTTTAGTCTTTTCGCAATGATCTTTGGAATCGTTTACCTCATTTATTCAACAAGAAATAGAGAGCGTTTAGCGCTTATAGAAAAAGGTGTTGACGCCAGCATATTTTTAAAAGGAAGAGCCAAAGCAAATTCGGCATGGAAAATCTTTGTTGTAAATCTGGCATTTTTATTAATAGGAAGTGGAGTTGGAATTTTTCTTGCTTTGATTATCACAACTTATACTGCTCTTAATGACGGAGCAGTTTATCCTTCAATTATTTTTATAATGGCAGGAATCGGACTTTTGGTTGGATTTAAAACAGCAAAAGATTTAGATAAAGAAGAATAGATTTTTTTAAGTTAGAAATTAAAAACGCATCAAGTAATTGATGCGTTTTTTTTTATTCTTTAGAACCGATTTTTTCGTAATATTCATCTACGGAAAGTTTGGGTTGCATAGATGCCATGACCGCCAATTGATCGCAGCGTTCGTTTTGCGGATGATTATTGTGGCCTTTAATCCATTTAAAATCTACTTGATGTTTTCGGTAAGCAACAAGAAAGCGTTTCCATAAATCTGGATTTTTTTTGTCTTTGTATCCTTTTTTTTCCCAGCCAAAAACCCATTTTT encodes the following:
- a CDS encoding PfkB family carbohydrate kinase, with the translated sequence MNKLLIVGTVAFDAIETPFGKTDKILGGAATYIGLSASFFNLQSAIVSVVGDDFPQEHLDLLTSKNIDISGIEIVKGGKTFFWSGLYHNDLNSRDTLVTELNVLADFQPKVPQNYKDADVVMLGNLHPLVQSSVLDQMEKKPKLVVLDTMNFWMDCALPELLDVIKRVDVITINDEEARQLSGEYSLVKAAAKIQDMGPKYVVIKKGEHGALLFHNREVFFAPALPLEEVFDPTGAGDTFAGGFSGFIAQSENISFGNMKNAIIYGSNLASFCVEKFGTERMETLSKAEVAIRLQQFKSLTQFDIEI
- a CDS encoding RNA polymerase sigma factor, which encodes MSTIPDQHYIDRILQGETNLFAVLVDRYKDMIFTLSLKMVKNREEAEEAAQDTFIKVYNSLSKFKGDSKFSTWIYKISYNNCLDRLKKNKKEDFNISIDEFSSHLVKTMDNALSALEEKERKQAIQNCLNLLPREDNFLLTLFYFEDQNLEEIGKIMNLNANNVKVKLFRSRQKLATILKKQLEPEIIECYERGR
- a CDS encoding DUF6249 domain-containing protein, which encodes MGPQVLVPFSLFAMIFGIVYLIYSTRNRERLALIEKGVDASIFLKGRAKANSAWKIFVVNLAFLLIGSGVGIFLALIITTYTALNDGAVYPSIIFIMAGIGLLVGFKTAKDLDKEE